A region of Dictyostelium discoideum AX4 chromosome 1 chromosome, whole genome shotgun sequence DNA encodes the following proteins:
- a CDS encoding CHR group protein, which yields MNITGDMQHQHDQSFINNNNNNNSGDNNNNNNNNNNIVGTPITTNNTTGGSSVSNNSNGGGNATEEKPKPSYNMPLSIEQQIQNQMMQSQQYQQAQQQHQAQQQAQQHAQQQQQLQQQQQQQQQQQQQQQQQQQQQQHQQQHQQQQLQQQQQQHHHQQQQNINTPPMNINSPNINKSAPQQQQQQYHLLLQQQQQQQQLLQQQQQQQQLQQQQLQQQQLQQQQAQLQQQQAQQQQAQQQQQQQQQAQQAQQQQQQQQQQQQQQHQQTNMMQQQQQQQVPTKNQHVEVYVVSVFHYFYYYQRYLDNLQTNGTDISEPNYQSCINFLKNPQPFSSLNQQELDLYNKILRQHNILVQRKLAMVQQQQQQQQQQQQQQQQPQQQQHQPQTQQQQQQQQQQQQSPQQQPQQFLQPQQQYHQHHQQHQQHQHQQQPQQQQPQIQQQQQQAAYEAQLKQQQMKHQQQQHLQHQQNMNVTSPNMTSPNIPSTQQLMQQQLLLQQQQQQQQQQQQQQQQQQQQQQQQQQQQQQHQQQHQHQQNQQFQQPQHQHFNQNQNQNQNQNQNQNQNQNQNQNQNQNQNQNQNQNQNQNQQQMKAQQPQPIQQKLLAPPAFFFTQEQLDVIRAQVYAYKCFMQRKPITEEYYGILQLAHPSTFINQSSPSVVQMNTNNSNVNNNNNNNSNSNMNNNNMNSNNNSNMNNNMNNNNGVNNMNNNMNNNNTNNNSNNNNMNHNNMNNNNGMNNNMNNNNNNNNNMNNNTNSNINSNNNSGNSTNNSANISNNNGNIGNNNINNISYNNNNSNNNSNNNNNSNNNSNNNNNSSGNSNSNSNNNSNSNNNNNNNNNNNNSNTSGNNNNNNNNNNNIYNNIASLNQQYQMMQQQLQQIQAPPGQTLNQQQLIQQQMLHQKLLQQQRLIQHQQSQLLQQPQAQQTYQQTQPQTQQTQQTQPQTQQTYQQPQAQQTYQQTQQAQQTQQTQPQTQQQTQPQPQSQVQPEQQQQQTQAQQPQPQQIQQPQHQQSQQQSENLQQQQPEHLQQQQQQQQEHLQQPENLQPQPQQQSQQQPEQVQSSEQTQSMQAQQQPEQNQPQQQSEQITQQQQSQQDPQQINQQPNAVPSLVTTPTSINTPAALVSTVVIPTQVIAVSSVSTTTPTNGGVIATPTNGGIIATQPMVVSQIQPTQQQQQQQIINQTPVVEPEPPSIPIDPLKSLPMETLIPKPMDIEFMLECKRNLVSQLISDKLEYLYESIPTLEDGTIEKLQETIQYKQLSLLEYQKQLRREVLDAEISKSKLKKSKDLKQKLDQQQSNEEKNRFKDFLGQILNHSKEFKEYHANKMTKIKKMTKRVTAYFILQEKKEQQQREREERERLRALKTNDESKYLKLLEQTKNQRLRELFDQTNEFLDKISHLLQKEKISIQEKEENEEAIRRQQDQLLLQQKEKEGEEDAKQSEKISIMNITNDVDIDTDGNTTNRDLSNNSKSPLVRSSNPISNLLNGKDDDDDDDNDDNNQMLDDNNNNNNSNYNNNNNNNNNNNNNNNNNNNNNNNNNNNNNNDNGNKPKVSINNQGGYGDDEDDIGLNDNKDDEKITNDNTTTTTSASSNTDVIMKNDSGQHTDKNSKEIQEKKDNDNKDQSKATTIDGDDNSSNIKVDDKSISTTTTETSTAPPPPPPPPTTTTTTTTTTTSTATGQTNPTYVSKAHSYYSKAHSIQEDIIEQPALLEGGKLKPYQMQGLQWMVSLYNNKLNGILADEMGLGKTIQTIALVSYLIEVKKNNGPFLVVVPLSTLSNWGQEFSKWAPKVKRVLYYGDKPARKSKFEEFIAPGQFNAVVTTYEYIIKDKNALSKIKWNYLIVDEGHRMKNYTSKLSIILGTSYSSRYRLLLTGTPLQNSLPELWALLNFLLPTIFDCVEDFEQWFNAPFAQTGEKIEMNEEEQLLIIQRLHKVLRPFLLRRLKKEVEAQLPDKVEKVLKCDMSAFQAKMYDLIKTKGVSKLASSGGADGNPKLAKGLKNTYVQLRKICNHPYLFYDDEYNIDDNLIRYAGKFDLLDRLLPKLKAAGHRVLIFSQMTQLINILEVFFAYKDYKFLRLDGSTKSDERGHLLELFNAPNSEYFIFVLSTRAGGLGLNLQTADTVIIFDSDWNPQMDLQAQDRAHRIGQKQTVRVLRLVTAHSVEESILARANFKKELDKKIIQAGQFNNKSNRSDRKKMLEDLMTQDETAEMEKQTVPTDSQINEMIARSPEEFELYENMDKERMEIDQKKWDEAGKKGEAKRLSQEDEIPSWITKEVELGDDLSFVLNQSIKPGSSKKSLDLENELQIRKILESGKIKRKTANNNAMISEFFDDDDDGSSSSSSDSDSDFESKPTPKRTTTSDKPKSSKESNNRKEKKNTKEKLKDKDTNGLDDDDDDNNSNNNNNNDDYDNNNVSVVATTPSRTNKRKELESNYSDEEDDDDDADEEDEEDEDFQRPVRSKKRAKVAASKKPSASSKKQEKEKKANSNGGGGGGGGGDDSSNSNPSTPLTPSSSSSSSITAQPPLPSPSPVKKAGRGRPAGTMKKKISENEQKYLQIWDAIRADQDEEGRKRSDIFVKLPSKRDYPDYYITIKEPIDMKTIKERIVGAKFSNPLSFAASVNSMFYNAQIYNQSGSEVFEDAVYLQNLFTELFNKLFPNNQLPKPEPPLSPTSLAIQQATVKDQIVKDQLDISEHQDKSNSADQSSTTSTIEQSQPTITQQSPQQQPQQQPQPQQQQQQQQQQQQQQQQKPQQQQAIQSPNVDKNNSTTTTTSTKLLNNSKGNHNNNSLSPPASPCNLSQNNNISNNNNNINNNNNNINNNNENHQQSQNPNQTPQKSKSSSSKSSKGGDRDRDRDRDRDRERQKESKEGRERDRERSRDQKEHHSRESNRSDHHHHNSNNNNNNSNININNNNNNMNNNNNNMINNNNNNNNMNNMNNMNNNNNNNNSNNNNNNNNNNNMNNNNNNNMNNNNNNNNNNSNNNNTNNNNQRDHSGKDHHREHKEHRSSNHKEHRERHRENREHRGDRENRENRENRENREHREHRDNRPNRDNREFRDYSSNSSGNNNNNNMISNFNNINNNNNSNTNLNNINNGGGKRYDPMSLSNLTNDDEPNPQPTFVTRPQQQPQQQQPQQQQQPQQQQQPQQQQQQPQQQQQQQQQQQQQQQQQQQQQQPQLQQLHHKSNHNNYNNNNYNSNHNNNNQYQHHSYQQQQHQQRHQPNKKQRFNPLDDDDPSDSSFGELDEDERDEDYDN from the exons ATGAACATTACTGGTGATATGCAACATCAACATGATCAatcttttataaataataataataataataatagcggagataataataataataataataacaataataatatagttgGAACACCTATAACCACAAATAACACTACTGGTGGCAGTAGtgttagtaataatagtaatggtggGGGTAATGCAACAGAGGAGAAACCCAAACCTTCTTACAATATGCCATTATCGAttgaacaacaaattcaGAACCAAATGATGCAAtcacaacaatatcaacaggctcaacaacaacaccaagcTCAACAACAAGCTCAGCAACAtgcacaacaacaacaacaattacaacaacaacaacaacaacaacaacaacaacaacaacaacaacaacaacaacaacaacaacaacaacatcaacaacaacatcaacaacaacaattacaacaacaacaacaacaacaccatcatcaacaacaacaaaatataaatacacCACCAATGAATATAAATTCACcgaatataaataaatctgcgccacaacaacagcaacaacaatatcatctacttttacaacaacagcaacaacaacaacaactattacagcaacaacaacaacagcaacaacttcaacaacagcaacttcaacaacaacaacttcaacaacaacaagctcaacttcaacaacaacaagctcaacaacaacaagctcaacaacaacaacaacaacaacaacaagctcaacaagctcaacaacaacaacaacaacaacaacaacaacaacaacaacaacatcaacaaacaaatatgatgcaacaacaacaacaacaacaagttcCTACAAAAAACCAACATGTTGAAGTCTATGTTGTAAgtgtttttcattatttttattattaccaaagg TATTTAGATAATTTACAAACCAATGGAACAGATATCTCAGAACCTAATTATCAAAGttgtataaattttttaaagaaccCACAGCcattttcttctttaaaTCAGCAAGAGTTGGATCTCTATAATAAAATCCTTCGACAACATAATATTTTAGTGCAAAGAAAATTGGCAATggtacaacaacagcagcaacaacaacaacaacaacaacaacaacaacaacaaccgcaacaacaacaacatcaaccacaaacacaacagcaacaacaacaacaacaacaacaacaacaatcaccacaacaacaaccacaacaatttttacaaccacaacaacaataccatcaacatcatcaacaacatcaacaacatcaacatcaacaacaacctcaacaacaacaaccccaaatccaacaacaacagcaacaagcAGCATACGAGGCTCAATTGAAACAGCAACAAATGAAgcatcaacaacagcaacatttacaacatcaacaaaataTGAATGTAACCTCACCAAATATGACATCACCCAACATTCCATCTACACAACAATTGatgcaacaacaattacttttacaacaacaacaacagcaacagcaacagcaacaacagcaacagcaacagcaacagcaacagcaacagcaacagcaacaacaacaacaacaacaccaacaacaacatcaacatcaacaaaaccaacaattccaacaaccacaacatcaacattttaatcaaaaccaaaaccaaaaccaaaaccaaaaccaaaaccaaaaccaaaaccaaaaccaaaaccaaaaccaaaaccaaaaccaaaaccaaaatcaaaatcaaaaccaaaatcaaaatcagcAACAAATGAAAGcgcaacaaccacaaccaattcaacaaaaattattagcTCCACcagcatttttttttacacaagAACAACTTGATGTTATTAGAGCTCAGGTTTATGCGTATAAATGCTTCATGCAAAGAAAACCCATTACGGAGGAGTATTATGGAATCTTGCAATTGGCTCATCCTTCAACATTTATAAATCAATCTTCACCGTCTGTTGTACAAATgaatacaaataatagtaatgttaataataataataacaataatagtaatagtaatatgaataataataatatgaatagtaataataatagtaatatgaataataatatgaataataataatggtgtgAATAacatgaataataatatgaataataataataccaataataatagtaataataataatatgaatcataataatatgaataataataatggtatgaataataatatgaataataataataataataataataatatgaataataatacaaatagcaatattaatagtaataacaatagtggTAATAGCACCAATAATAGTGCCAATATCAGTAATAATAACGGAAATATTGgaaataacaatattaataatattagttataacaataacaatagcaataacaatagcaataacaataacaatagcaataacaatagcaataacaataacaatagcagtggcaatagcaatagcaatagtaataacaatagcaatagcaataacaataacaacaataataacaacaacaacaatagtaatactagtggtaataataataataataataataataataacaatatttatAACAACATTGCatcattaaatcaacaataccaaatgatgcaacaacaattacaacaaataCAGGCACCACCAGGACAGACACTAAACCAACAACAGTTAATACAACAGCAAATGTTACATCAAAAactattacaacaacaaagattgattcaacaccaacaatCTCAGTTgttacaacaaccacaagcTCAACAAACATACCAACAAACTCAACCACAAACTCAACAAACACAACAAACTCAACCACAAACTCAACAAACATACCAACAACCACAAGCTCAACAAACATACCAACAAACTCAACAAGCTCAACAAACACAACAAACTCAACCACAAACTCAACAACAAActcaaccacaaccacaatccCAAGTGCAACCAgagcagcagcaacaacaaaccCAAGCCCAACAACCCCAACCACAACAAAtccaacaaccacaacaccaacaatcacaacaacaatcagaaaatttacaacaacaacaaccagaacacttacaacaacaacaacaacaacaacaagaacactTACAACAACCAGAAAATTTACAACCCCAACCCCAACAACAATCCCAACAACAACCAGAACAAGTACAGTCATCAGAGCAAACACAAAGCATGcaagcacaacaacaaccagaACAAAATCAACCCCAACAACAATCAGAGCAAAtaactcaacaacaacaatcccAACAAGATCCtcaacaaataaatcaacaaccaaATGCTGTACCAAGTTTAGTAACTACACCAACATCAATAAATACACCAGCAGCACTTGTATCAACTGTTGTTATTCCAACACAAGTAATAGCAGTGTCGTCAGTATCAACTACAACACCTACCAATGGCGGTGTTATAGCAACACCTACCAATGGTGGTATTATAGCAACACAACCGATGGTAGTTTCACAAATACAAccaacacaacaacaacaacaacaacaaattataaatcaaacACCAGTTGTAGAACCAGAGCCACCATCAATTCCAATTGATCCATTAAAAAGTTTGCCAATGGAAACATTGATACCTAAACCAATGGATATTGAATTCATGTTGGAATGTAAAAGAAATTTGGTTAGTCAATTGATATCGGATAAACTTGAATATCTCTATGAGTCCATTCCAACATTAGAGGATGGTACTATTGAGAAACTTCAAGAGACCATTCAATATAAACAATTGTCATTGTTGGAAtatcaaaaacaattaagAAGGGAGGTATTGGATGCAGAGATTAGTAAATccaaattaaagaaatctaAAGATCTCAAACAAAAACTTGATCAACAACAATCCAATGAGGAAAAGAATAGATTCAAAGATTTCTTGGGTCAAATTCTTAATCATAGTAAAGAGTTTAAAGAGTATCATGCAAACAAAATGACAAAGATTAAAAAGATGACAAAACGTGTCACCGCTTATTTCATCCTacaagaaaagaaagaacaacaacaaagagaGAGAGAAGAGCGTGAACGTCTTCGTGCACTCAAAACCAATGATGAAAGTAAATACCTTAAACTCTTGGAACAAACTAAAAATCAACGTCTACGTGAATTGTTTGATCAAACCAATGAATTTTTAGATAAAATCTCTCATCTTCTTCAAAAGGAAAAGATTTCAATTCAAGAGAAAGAAGAGAATGAAGAGGCAATCAGAAGACAACAAGATCAATTACTTttacaacaaaaagaaaaagaaggtGAAGAAGATGCTAAACAATCTGAAAAAATTAGTATCATGAATATAACAAATGATGTTGATATCGATACTGATGGTAATACAACAAATAGAGatctttcaaataattcaaaatcaccTTTAGTTCGTTCTTCAAatccaatttcaaatttattaaatggtaaagatgatgatgatgatgatgataatgatgataataatcaaatgttagatgataataataataataataatagtaattataataataataataataataataataataataataataataataataataataataataataataataataataataataataataataatgataatggtaataaaccTAAAGTTAGTATCAATAATCAAGGTGGttatggtgatgatgaagatgatataggtttaaatgataataaagatgatgaaaaaataacaaaCGATAATACCACGACTACTACCTCTGCATCATCCAATACTGATgttataatgaaaaatgatTCTGGTCAACATACagataaaaattcaaaagaaattcaagaaaagaaagataatgataataaagatCAATCAAAAGCAACAActattgatggtgatgataattcatcaaatataaaagttgatgataaatcaatatctACCACAACAACAGAAACATCAAcagcaccaccaccaccaccaccaccaccaacaacaacaacaacaactacaacaacaacaacttcaacagcAACAGGTCAAACAAATCCAACATATGTTTCAAAAGCACATTCATATTATTCAAAAGCACATTCAATTCAAGAAGATATTATTGAACAACCAGCATTATTAGAAGGTGGTAAATTAAAACCATATCAAATGCAAGGACTTCAATGGATGGTTTCATTGTATAACAATAAATTGAATGGTATTTTAGCGGATGAAATGGGTCTTGGTAAAACGATTCAAACCATTGCTTTGGTATCCTATTTGATAGAggtaaaaaagaataatggACCCTTTTTAGTTGTGGTACCATTGTCAACACTTTCCAATTGGGGACAAGAGTTTTCAAAATGGGCACCAAAGGTTAAACGTGTTTTATACTATGGTGATAAACCTGCTAGAAAATCAAAGTTTGAAGAGTTTATAGCACCAGGTCAATTCAATGCCGTTGTAACAACCTATGAATATATCATCAAGGATAAGAATGCATTAAGTAAGATTAAATGGAATTATCTAATCGTTGATGAGGGTCATAGAATGAAAAACTACACTAGTAAACTATCGATTATTTTGGGTACCTCTTATTCAAGTCGTTATAGATTACTATTGACTGGTACACCACTTCAAAATAGTTTACCAGAGCTTTGGGCTTTGTTAAACTTTTTACTACCAACCATTTTCGATTGTGTTGAAGATTTCGAACAATGGTTTAATGCTCCATTCGCTCAAACTGGTGAAAAGATTGAAATGAATGAAGAGGAACAACTTTTAATCATTCAACGTCTTCATAAGGTTTTAAGACCTTTTCTCTTAAGAAGATTAAAGAAAGAGGTAGAAGCTCAGTTACCAGATAAAGTTGAGAAAGTATTGAAATGTGATATGTCGGCTTTTCAAGCGAAAATGTACGATCTCATTAAAACAAAGGGTGTTTCAAAACTTGCAAGTTCTGGTGGTGCCGATGGTAATCCAAAATTAGCAAAAGGTCTAAAGAATACCTATGTTCAATTAAGAAAGATTTGCAATCATCCTTACCTTTTCTATGATGACGAGTATAATATCGATGATAATCTAATTAGATATGCAGGTAAGTTTGATTTGTTGGATCGTCTATTACCAAAGTTAAAAGCTGCTGGACATagagttttaatattttcacaaATGACTCAATTGATCAATATTTTGGAGGTGTTTTTCGCTTATAAAGATTACAAATTCCTTCGTTTAGATGGTTCAACAAAATCCGACGAAAGAGGTCATCTCTTAGAGTTATTCAATGCTCCAAACTCTGAGTATTTCATTTTCGTACTTTCAACTAGAGCAGGTGGTTTaggtttaaatttacaaactGCCGATACTGTTATCATTTTCGATTCAGATTGGAATCCACAAATGGATCTTCAAGCACAAGATCGTGCACATCGTATTGGTCAAAAACAAACTGTACGTGTACTTCGTTTGGTCACTGCTCATTCCGTTGAGGAGAGTATTTTAGCAAGAGCAAACTTTAAGAAAGAATTGGATAAAAAGATCATTCAAGCTGGTcaattcaataataaatcaaatcgTTCCGATAGAAAGAAAATGTTGGAGGATTTAATGACTCAAGATGAAACCGCTGAAATGGAGAAACAAACAGTACCCACCGATTCTCAAATCAATGAAATGATTGCTCGTTCTCCTGAAGAGTTTGAATTGTATGAAAATATGGATAAAGAGAGAATGGAAATCGATCAAAAGAAATGGGATGAAGCAGGTAAAAAAGGTGAGGCTAAAAGATTAAGTCAAGAGGATGAAATACCAAGTTGGATCACTAAAGAGGTCGAATTGGGTGATGATTTAAGTTTTGTactcaatcaatcaatcaaaccTGGTTCAAGTAAGAAATCTTTAGAtcttgaaaatgaattacaAATTCGTAAAATTTTGGAAagtggtaaaattaaaagaaaaactgcaaataataatgctATGATTTCAGAATtctttgatgatgatgacgatggatcctcctcttcttcttctgaTTCAGACTCTGATTTCGAATCTAAACCAACTCCAAAACGTACTACAACTTCAGATAAACCAAAATCTTCCAAAGAATCAAATAATCgtaaagagaaaaagaatacaaaagaaaaattaaaagataaggATACAAATGGtttagatgatgatgatgacgataataatagtaataataataataataatgatgattatgataataataatgtttcgGTTGTTGCAACAACTCCATCTCGTACTAATAAGAGAAAAGAATTGGAAAGTAATTATTCAGATGAAGaggatgacgatgatgacgcagatgaagaagatgaagaagatgaagatttcCAACGTCCTGTAAGATCTAAAAAGAGAGCAAAGGTTGCTGCCTCAAAGAAACCTTCTGCTTCAAGTAAGAAAcaggaaaaagaaaagaaagccaatagtaatggtggtggtggtggtggtggcggTGGTGATGATTCATCAAACTCTAATCCATCAACACCATTAAcaccatcatcttcatcatcatcatctattACTGCTCAACCACCtttaccatcaccatcaccagtAAAGAAAGCAGGTAGAGGTAGACCAGCAGGTAcaatgaaaaagaagatcTCTGAGAATGAACAAAAGTATCTCCAAATTTGGGATGCAATTAGAGCCGATCAAGATGAAGAAGGTAGAAAGAGAAGTGATATCTTTGTCAAATTACCAAGTAAAAGAGATTATCCAGATTATTATATAACCATTAAAGAACCAATCGATATGAAAACTATAAAAGAAAGAATTGTGGGTGCCAAGTTTTCAAATCCATTATCTTTTGCTGCCAGTGTCAATTCAATGTTTTATAATGCTCAAATTTATAATCAATCAGGTTCAGAAGTATTTGAAGATGCTGTCTATTTACAAAATCTTTTCACTGAACTTTTCAATAAACTCTTcccaaataatcaattaccGAAACCAGAACCACCATTATCTCCAACTTCATTAGCAATTCAACAAGCTACTGTTAAAGATCAAATCGTAAAAGATCAACTTGATATTTCTGAACATCAAGATAAAAGTAATAGTGCTGATCAATCATCTACCACATCAACTATTGAACAATCTCAGCCAACTATAACTCAACAAtcacctcaacaacaaccacaacaacaaccacaaccacaacaacaacaacaacaacaacaacaacaacaacaacaacaacaacaaaaaccacaacaacaacaagcaatCCAAAGCCCAAATGTAGATAAAAATAACTCAACCACAACTACTACTTCAActaaacttttaaataattcgaAAGGAAACCATAACAATAATAGCTTATCCCCACCTGCTTCACCATGTAACCTTTCTCAAAATAACAACattagcaataataataataatattaataataacaataataatattaacaacaataatgaaAACCATCAACAATCTCAAAACCCTAATCAAACTCCACAAAAATCtaaatcatcatcgtcaAAATCAAGTAAGGGTGgagatagagatagagaCAGGGATAGAGACAGGGATAGAGAAAGACAAAAGGAAAGTAAAGAGGGTAGAGAGAGAGACAGAGAGAGAAGTAGAGATCAAAAAGAACATCATAGTAGAGAATCAAATAGAAGcgatcaccatcaccataacagtaataataataacaataatagtaacattaatattaataataataataataatatgaataataataataataatatgattaataataataataataataataatatgaataatatgaataatatgaacaataataataataataataatagtaataacaataataataataataataataataatatgaataataataataataataatatgaataataataataataataataataataatagcaacaacaataataccaacaataataatcaaagaGATCACAGTGGCAAAGATCATCACAGAGAACACAAAGAGCATAGATCTAGTAATCACAAAGAGCACAGAGAGCGTCACAGAGAAAATAGAGAACATAGAGGTGATAGAGAAAACAGAGAAAATAGAGAAAACAGAGAAAATAGAGAACATAGAGAACATAGAGATAATAGACCAAACAGAGACAATAGAGAGTTTAGGGATTATAGTTCaaatagtagtggtaataataacaataacaatatgaTAAGTAATTTTAACAAcattaacaacaataacaatagcaaTACAAACctcaataatatcaataatggTGGCGGTAAAAGATATGATCCAATGTCACTATCAAACCTCactaatgatgatgaaccaAATCCACAACCAACTTTTGTAACAAGACcccaacaacaacctcaacaacaacaacctcaacaacaacaacaacctcaacaacaacaacaacctcaacaacaacaacaacaacctcaacaacaacaacaacaacaacaacaacaacaacaacaacaacaacaacaacaacaacaacaacaacctcaactacaacaacttcaTCATAAAAGCAACCATAATAactataacaataataattataatagtaaccataataacaataatcaaTACCAACATCATTCCtatcaacaacagcaacaccAACAACGACATCAaccaaacaaaaaacaaagattTAATCCtcttgatgatgatgatcctTCCGATAGTTCTTTTGGTGAATTGGATGAAGATGAAAGAGATGAAGATTATGATAATTAA